The following are encoded in a window of Magnolia sinica isolate HGM2019 chromosome 11, MsV1, whole genome shotgun sequence genomic DNA:
- the LOC131219466 gene encoding two-pore potassium channel 1-like isoform X2, with amino-acid sequence MASNGAKQPLLSGLVDPPHQPKQKINLKKRRLRRCRSAPTVDVSLEKKCGLSPLSQSILGKFDLSFTQVGLLLAIYLGISALCFFAVKNQIKGIKTNGILDSLYFCIVTMTTVGYGDLVPDSVPAKLLACLFVFTGMALVGLILSKAADYLVEKQEILLVKALNIRHEAGTMEIMKEIEMNKVKYKLLVTTVVLMVLIVVGTIFLLKIEDLSLVDSFYCVCSTITTLGYGDNSFSTEGGRIFAVFWILISTICLAQFFLYIAELNTEHRQQALVKWVLTRKMTSGDLEAADLDDDRDVSAAEFVIYKLKEMGKIGQDDIALLMKEFEDLDADESGNLSAYDLVLA; translated from the exons ATGGCCAGCAATGGCGCAAAACAGCCATTGCTCTCAGGATTGGTAGATCCCCCCCATCAACCCAAACAAAAGATCAATCTCAAGAAAAGAAGACTCCGGCGCTGTAGAAGTGCTCCTACTGTAGATGTTTCATTAGAGAAGAAATGTGGGTTGTCTCCGCTTTCTCAGTCCATCTTGGGAAAATTCGATCTTTCTTTTACACAAGTAGGTCTACTCTTGGCGATCTACCTAGGAATCAGCGCATTATGCTTCTTTGCTGTTAAGAATCAGATCAAGGGTATCAAGACAAATGGTATTCTCGATTCATTGTATTTCTGTATTGTGACAATGACTACTGTTGGCTATGGAGACCTTGTGCCTGATAGCGTCCCGGCAAAGCTCCTTGCATGCCTTTTCGTCTTTACTGGCATGGCGCTTGTCGGGCTCATTCTCAGCAAAGCGGCTGATTATCTTGTAGAAAAGCAGGAGATCTTATTGGTTAAAGCCTTAAACATACGGCATGAAGCTGGGACAATGGAGATCATGAAGGAAATTGAAATGAACAAAGTAAAATACAAGCTTCTCGTGACCACAGTGGTTCTCATGGTGTTGATAGTTGTTGGAACAATTTTCTTATTGAAAATTGAGGACCTCAGCCTCGTCGATTCCTTTTACTGTGTCTGCTCCACCATAACGACTTTAGGATATGGGGATAACAGCTTCTCGACTGAAGGTGGACGGATCTTCGCTGTCTTTTGGATATTGATCAGTACTATCTGTTTGGCGCAGTTCTTTCTCTACATTGCTGAGCTCAACACGGAGCACAGGCAACAGGCGTTGGTTAAATGGGTGCTTACACGAAAGATGACATCTGGCGATCTTGAAGCTGCAGATCTTGATGATGACAGGGATGTGAG TGCTGCTGAGTTTGTCATATACAAGCTGAAAGAGATGGGGAAGATTGGACAAGATGATATTGCGCTTTTGATGAAAGAATTTGAAGATCTTGATGCTGATGAATCAGGGAATTTGTCTGCATATGACCTTGTGCTTGCATAA